Within Vidua macroura isolate BioBank_ID:100142 chromosome 11, ASM2450914v1, whole genome shotgun sequence, the genomic segment cttcaggagctgctccagcctggtcCTTTCCATGGGTGCAGTCAGTccttcaggagctgctccagcctggtcCTTTCCATGGGTGCAGTCAGCccttcaggagctgctccagcctggtcCTTTCCATGGGTGCAGTCAGCccttcaggagctgctccagcctggtcCTTTCCTTTCACGAGctggggaagcttctggcagtttctcacagaagccacccctgtacCCTCCCACTCCCAAAGCCTGGCCATGCCACCCCCGTGTGGgctgttacagaaaaaaacttgcCTGGTTCCTGCCCACACTCATGGACCTGTCCAAAGGATTGAACTTCTTCACGTTtccagcaaagcctttgacacaAAACTGTTCTGTTATGAATAACTGTTAGTGCTATCAATGAGAAACCACGTTCATAACTTTGATTACTAATTTAATtcttatttgttatttttctttaaagctccACTTAGTACATTGGAATGCCAGAAAATATGCAACAtttggagaggcagcagcagctccagatgGCTTGGCAGTAGTTGGTGTTTTCTTGGAGGTAAGAACTGCAAAAATAGCATGTTTACATGATAAAAAGCATTATGCTGTAAAATGTTTGAGGACTATGCCACATATTTAAGAAGTGCTTAAGGAAAACAGATGACTTACTGGAAGCATTAATGCATTACAAATTGCTGATAAACTTTGGTAGGAATGTTAAGATTTGGGTAAGAAAACAACCCCTAATTAAAGCATAGTTGTAGTCCTTATTTAACCTGTCTATTCCATTcttttagattggaaaagaacATGCCAGTATGAACAGACTCACTGATGCTTTGTACATGGTAAAATTTAAAGTAAGTTATAAGCTCTTTAAATTTGCTTCTGGGATATCATTTTAACAATCATGCTCATGTACATCTTTGagccaaaaatgaaaaatcacttGCCCACAGATCCTCCCATAACTAGAACATAACTGTAGTTGTagcttctttttcccctccaaagTTCATATTATTTTCCTAATCTCAGGTGCCTCACAAGGCCATGCTGACCCCACTGGTCATCCAGAGGTTTTGAATTTCCCAAAAACTCTAAAATCTACAGCTCCCTGACCCTTGAGACTCAGCTCTTAGATTCAGCAAAATAATCCTTTTCCACTGAGCCTCTGCTGGCACAAGTAGAAGTTGCTTGTTTGTctttgctgcagagctctgtcagGGATGATCTCACTGAGGTCCAGGGTTTGTTCCTGAGGTGTTTCTGAGTGACTGAGACCCTTTTGGATGCTCCTACAGGCTGAAGAACATTTCTCTAGACTGTGGTACTTAAGGCAATCGCTACTTTAGGCAGCACCTCCTTCTATTTCTACCAATCTTTTGGTTGATGTACCTTCCTCTATCAATGCATCTTCCTCTAATTCTAGATTTgaaggtttgatttttttttttttttaaagcaaatacttAGAATAGCAGACAATGACTATAGGATTTAAATTTCCCTACTAAAACAGACGAGAAAGTAATGAAACAAGGACTTATGCCATGATATTATCTATACTCACACTGAACACTACATATAGAACACAGTTCCTGCATTATTTTTGGGCCTGTTGTGACAAGAGGTGAATTTTGGTAGAGACAATGGTGCAAGACCTCAAAGTCCAGTAAGCCAGCATTAGGCATCACACATGCCATCTACTTTTGGCTAACAGTTATAAGGCAGCCAAACCTTTACAGAATTCTCCTTTCCCCTATTTTTAGTGTTACTTTAACAtcttcttctctttcaaagaagttttttttaCCTGCACTTAAAAGTAAAAGGATACATTTAAagtctattttcttttcccagggaacAAAAGCTCAGTTTAGAGGCTTCAACCCTAAATGTCTCCTGCCCTTGAGTCTAGATTATTGGACATACCTCGGTTCTCTGACAACCCCACCCCTTAATGAGAGTGTGACATGGATAGTGCTGAAAGAACCTATAAGAATCTCTGTGAAACAGGTAACTTTCTGATACTCTGTTATTGTAGCATTCAATGCTGGATAAGCAGGCAAAGACTGTTTTGAATTGAAACGAGGCTAAGTTAAAAGTCTCTGAATATTTCGCCTGTTCGATCCTCAGGGCTTCTGTTATTTTCTATTAATGCACTCTAGGAGTTTTGCTTGAACCTGTTCCATTAACTGATTAAAATATactgaatatttccttttagtcctattaaaaaaaaaaaaatactgttgatTGCCCTCTTGAGTGGTGAATTGTTTCCCCTGAACTTCCAGCTGGAGAAATTCCGCATGCTGCTCTTCACCGGTGAGGAAGACCAGAGGATCCAAATGGCCAATAACTTTCGCCCCCCTCAGCCTCTGAAGGGGAGAATTGTTCGAGCTTCCTTCAAGGCCTGAAGAAAACTGATAATGGTCCTGAGATATCCAAGAGCTTCCACACATGAGATACTCTAAACAGAAACTCTGGTCTACAGACCACTCATGGAACACACAAGACAGGCATTTCCAAGAACCCTCTGCTTGGACATGGACAATCTTCTGGCTTTCTATTTTATTTGAAGTGCTCATTCTTTGGAGAAATGGCATCTTTTTAACCAGCACTATTTAATATAAGGGATAGCTGAGTGAACTAGGCTGTTATCCAAGACCTGAAActctataaaattaaaatgacattaaaatacAACTTGATATGGAATCCAACTTGAAGTGGAAAATTGTGTAGTGATCTACTAATGCTGATGGCCACAACTTCTACTTGTCTCATTTAATATATGAGGAAATAGTAATCAAGAATTTTGGACAAATTTGACTTAAATTTTCCTTACTGATCTGTTGTTACCATTTGCTGAGCTCTGGTTTAAAGATTGCTTTCACTGTATTCTTGGTGCCTGATGACACAGCATGTATGAATAGCACTAGAGAAAAGTTCTTTACTTGCCTCAACTAGGCCCTggtatgaaaattaaatatatattttaaatctaCTGTTCTAAGATGCTATCTTACAACATAATGCTGTGTTGAAAAGCAGAGCAGTTTACTGCGGTGTTATTTAGGTATTTGTCCTTTCAGCCCATACAGAACACAGGACCACAGTGCCCTGGTCAGGGTCAGTTTGGTTGAAGAGTTCCTCTGTAGCGATCCAGGTATGTTTGTGTTCCTCAGTTGCTCAGATTCTACCTCAGCTCAGTGCTATGCTCTGCAATATGACCTCCTTCAGTGTCTGCCCTACAGAGAGCAggtattttgtttcctttaggGACCTTACATGGGTAGATCTTGTCTGCCCTGAGTGTGCATTGCTGCACAGAGCCTCCCTGCCCCCAGGCTGCCTGGCAGGGATGCTCCCTGCACACATGAGGCTTCAGCACTCCTGAATCCTTTTACCTCTGCAAAATTGCTTTAGAACAGCCATGTGTTGGTTCTGCAGCTTAGTGACAAAATTCTGACTCTGGTACTCAATACTGTGATGTTCTCTGTGACTACCCACAGTCAATTCCCAGCTCCTTGAGTTCTGGGCTTCACATGGCCTGTTCTGTCTGTGTAGTTCAGGTAGACATTGCTGATGTTGATCACTTTCTGTCAGCTGAGATGGAGAAATCAGGATGTATAAGGCCAAGGAAAGTGGGGAGAAGGgagaacagcagctgctgtggctgttccCCTTTCTCCAGGGAAGGATGACATGAGGTGTGAAGCACAGTACAAGGAGTGAAAGACTGGAATTCTGCTCCTCAAATCTCCACAGTTTTTCTGGTACACTGACCTAAAACTTTGATTCTCAGTTTCCTCTTATGTAGAAAGAGGGTAACACTGACTTCTACCTCACAGGGCTGTTGTGAGGGCTAATTCAGCATTGTTTTAGATGTGAGATTCCTATCCAGGAAACGCTAAAGGCAATGGAAAATCCTTACAAAATGCAATGGTTTTAGCTATTATGAATGTATTATGAACTTTGCTAGTAATGCAAACTGGTATTGTAGAAACTCTATTTAATGtatcttaatttctttaacaaattaaataaatgagaCTTTAAAATCATGTGTGCATATCTTCATCCTTCTTTTTGAGAAGACCCACCTCTCCTTACTTACAGCATCATTTTTCTTGGATTTGCATTAACAgaaattgtttgttttcaaCAGGTGCATCTCTTTTGGATCAAGGAATGCTTTGACTGTTTATCTTCAGTTCTACAGAAACTTTCCCTAAGCTACTGTGGAATGATCTAAGTACAGATAAGAGTTATCCCTCCCAAGTTTGTGGACATGTTTTTAAAttctagaaattatttctgacaCCTTTTTAGTCTATATCACAGTTCTTGCAATCTTCTGGGATTAACAGTTTCTATTTCAGCTTAATCCTTTCACTTAAGTTATAACATTCTGTATACCTTGAATGACTTCTTGCCTAGAGTTCAATTATCATGAAACTTATGTCACTGTTAAAATTTACATTAAGAGATGCAttctaaaatgtaaaaagtCTTTCAAAAAACCTTACGTTTTGATAGCAAAAAATGTATCGGggcaaatttaaaatacttttgattAAAATATAACCAATATTATTTACCTTATGTACCATAATCAAGCTATTCCAACACTGCTGCATTAATATTAGTACAGGTGTTCAGAGAGCAGGTcaaattcagcattttcagtgTTCTCCTCTCATTTTAGGCATAGGTGGAAgtttctgctccctgtctcTCACAAGAGGTAAAGAGGACTTGTGCACTGAAACTTTGTCCAGTTTTCCCCAACTCCAACCCCTCAAcctaaaaaaaagtttatttatgcCCAGAACATGTCGGCTGTGACCTTGCACACAGTACTTAAATTTCTTTGAGAGTGGTTTATTCATGAACAGCAGGATAATGTTTAGCTTACACAGTTACACAgtaaaaattcagctttaaatgCTGCATTGCCCCAAGGTGTTCAGTTCCAGGGAGAAACTGAATGGTACCttcctgcagaaataaatttgattttgcttacagggttttttggttgtttgggttgggtttttttcagttgttgtATGGAAGAACGTGATCTATTTTTTACCACAGGGAAGTAAAATATAAAGGACTTTTATATCCTTTGTTTTTTGAGATCCTGATCATCCAATAAAAGCCACAACTATTGTATTGGATAAACACCTATTTAATacacttcatttattttgaGACTGAACAATTCTAAAACATGAGCTATCCTTACCTTTTAAAACATGGGAGCTGACTGTAATTATTCCAGCAAGAGTTCACCTACCTTCTCCTGGGCTTGCAACCATCCTGACTGAGAGAACAGAGGCCTCACATTTAGAACAGCAACTGAATTTGCACAGTGATAAAAGCTAGATTAAAAATGCCATCTAGTggctctccttctctttcttgccACAATGCTTAAAACAATTGTTAAGACCCATTCAGTCAAAATACAACAGATGAGAGAATTTAATTCTGACAATAATAATTTGTAAAGATATGAGTGATTGCCATTGAAAACCCCTTGCTGGCTCTGTATATGTAGTCATTGAAACTCCTTCCTCAGATAAAAATCAGTCTGACAAAAAAAACTCCATAAA encodes:
- the CA7 gene encoding carbonic anhydrase 7, giving the protein MTGHHSWGYGQADGPSEWHKAYPIAQGNRQSPINIDSARAVYDPSLQPLVISYESCTSLSISNTGHSVMVEFEDTDDRTAISGGPFQNPFRLKQFHFHWGTTHSQGSEHTIDGKPFPCELHLVHWNARKYATFGEAAAAPDGLAVVGVFLEIGKEHASMNRLTDALYMVKFKGTKAQFRGFNPKCLLPLSLDYWTYLGSLTTPPLNESVTWIVLKEPIRISVKQLEKFRMLLFTGEEDQRIQMANNFRPPQPLKGRIVRASFKA